The following are encoded in a window of Pongo abelii isolate AG06213 chromosome 14, NHGRI_mPonAbe1-v2.0_pri, whole genome shotgun sequence genomic DNA:
- the LOC129054403 gene encoding serine/arginine-rich splicing factor 9-like → MSGWADERRGEGDGCIYVGNLPTDVREKDLEDLFYKYGRIREMELKNRHGLVPFAFVRLEDPRDAEDAIYGRNGYDYGQCRLRVEFPRTYGGRGGWPRGGRNGPPTRRSDFRVLVSENY, encoded by the coding sequence ATGTCGGGCTGGGCGGACGAGCGCCGCGGCGAGGGCGACGGGTGCATCTACGTGGGGAACCTTCCGACCGACGTGCGCGAGAAGGACTTGGAGGACCTGTTCTACAAGTACGGCCGCATCCGCGAGATGGAGCTCAAGAACCGGCATGGCCTTGTGCCCTTCGCCTTCGTGCGCTTGGAGGACCCCCGAGATGCAGAGGATGCTATTTATGGAAGAAATGGTTATGATTATGGCCAGTGTCGGCTTCGTGTGGAGTTCCCCAGGACTTACGGAGGTCGGGGTGGGTGGCCCCGTGGTGGGAGGAATGGGCCTCCTACAAGAAGATCTGATTTCCGAGTTCTTGTTTCAGAAAACTATTAG